A genome region from Haliotis asinina isolate JCU_RB_2024 chromosome 11, JCU_Hal_asi_v2, whole genome shotgun sequence includes the following:
- the LOC137255687 gene encoding prolyl 4-hydroxylase subunit alpha-1-like, giving the protein MARKRISKKQPGGQPRVPVHTDTGSDSLPAPVTSSIRVILLVLIGLGICAFLFYPDITRLVSRLQGDASLTTKEQRGLPDDRRQQFLSDEEEIFPDGQHEDLMMTEEEDVETEVEDHDEKKVEYDQRGALKEEPLKSRPESKREPVKLPQDEVKTAEPEETSKRDTSSKTAPQNEEKFLKFTKDGADVKTLDIKMEDMKKEPVKKKPKEAKAKKKEKEKTSSQDDKDLPKEVRDFKPRILSTVTAKKIFADGRRIPPVELLPQKPTNSSVRVFLFDEFLSTQECDGLMKAHDKHVEEATKQDPILCFDSIGTLKKHLKEAKKKIRVTPNVFTGGTKCLNTTFSRQIADMIHRNWSYSTAFYPGESKFSSIFANRVKAAMGLDQENGGKFQLTSYPKGKAYKTHTDCVEGGEDKRDRVATVLVYLQDVEEGGETRFPELGIWVKPRKGRALVWNNMSPDGDCERHSLHTASRVDKGNKYILIRWYYYKSFFSLGKRPPEPPLPAREPGQPRVSCDEFEYGSCRWYDEWSYEHLLDYERQKMTLI; this is encoded by the exons ATGGCAAGAAAAAGAATTTCTAAGAAGCAGCCTGGCGGTCAACCGCGAGTACCCGTCCATACTGATACCGGAAGTGACTCACTTCCCGCGCCAGTGACCTCGTCAATTAGAGTCATACTGCTTGTTCTGATTGGGCTGGGAATTTGTGCTTTCTTATTTTACCCCGATATAACGCGGTTGGTCAGCCGTCTCCAAGGAGATGCAAGTCTGACTACAAAGGAACAAAGAGGACTACCTGACGACCGACGTCAACAGTTCCTCTCCGATGAGGAGGAAATCTTTCCTGACGGCCAACATGAAGATCTTATGATGACAGAAGAGGAGGATGTGGAGACAGAAGTGGAAGATCACGATGAGAAAAAGGTGGAATATGATCAAAGGGGTGCACTAAAAGAAGAACCGCTTAAAAGCCGCCCTGAAAGTAAACGAGAACCCGTTAAACTGCCCCAGGATGAAGTGAAGACagcagaacctgaggaaacgtcAAAAAGAGACACATCGAGTAAAACAGCCCCGCAGAACGAAGAGAAGTTTCTTAAATTTACGAAAGACGGAGCCGATGTTAAAACTCTTGACATTAAGATGGAGGATATGAAGAAAGAGCCGGTCAAAAAGAAACCTAAAGAAGCTAAAGCCAAGAAAAAAGAAAAGGAGAAGACGTCCTCTCAAGATGACAAGGATCTCCCCAAAGAGGTTCGTGACTTCAAACCAAGGATTCTGAGCACCGTTACAGCTAAAAAGATATTTGCCGATGGTCGACGTATACCGCCCGTGGAACTGCTACCGCAGAAGCCAACCAACAGTAGCGTCAG GGTGTTCCTGTTCGACGAGTTCCTGTCGACTCAGGAGTGTGACGGGCTGATGAAGGCGCACGACAAGCACGTAGAGGAGGCCACCAAACAGGACCCCATTCTGTGCTTCGACAGTATTGGCACGCTGAAGAAACACTTAAAAGAAGCTAAAAAGAAAATACGAGTCACACCTAACGTGTTTACAGGAG GAACAAAATGCTTGAATACCACATTTTCCCGCCAAATTGCCGACATGATTCACCGCAACTGGAGCTACAGCACGGCCTTCTACCCAGGAGAAAGCAAGTTCTCGTCCATCTTTGCCAACAGGGTGAAGGCCGCTATGGGGCTTGATCAGGAAAATGGCGGGAAATTTCAGCTGACGTCATATCCAAAAGGAAAAG CGTACAAGACGCACACGGACTGCGTGGAAGGGGGCGAGGACAAAAGGGACCGGGTGGCGACGGTGCTGGTGTATCTTCAGGACGTCGAGGAAGGCGGCGAAACTCGTTTTCCCG AGCTGGGTATATGGGTAAAGCCACGGAAAGGTCGAGCGTTGGTATGGAATAACATGAGCCCTGATGGTGACTGTGAACGCCATTCTCTCCACACGGCTTCAAGAGTCGACAAGGGCAACAAGTACATACTGATACGATG GTACTACTACAAGAGTTTCTTTTCACTGGGCAAACGTCCACCAGAACCACCGCTACCGGCGAGAGAGCCGGGGCAGCCGCGGGTGTCATGTGACGAGTTTGAATATGGCAGCTGTAGGTGGTACGACGAATGGAGCTACGAGCACCTGCTGGATTATGAACGCCAGAAGATGACTTTAATATGA